One window from the genome of Cryptomeria japonica chromosome 6, Sugi_1.0, whole genome shotgun sequence encodes:
- the LOC131033605 gene encoding uncharacterized protein LOC131033605 yields the protein MERLNTRWSPSSPSWLKLNFDSVAHSGVATGGGIIRDSFGNPILAYAGNFGSASSNMAEALALFWGLKLALDINAKRLIIEGDSKLIIEATKGVSGISWMINNILKDIWSLIVWLEEFQIQHIYREGNLVVDSLDAIGLEMKGGRFGPSAMSRCRREIQI from the exons ATGGAGAGGCTCAACACTAGATGGTCGCCCTCATCCCCCTCATGGCTCAAACTTAACTTTGATAGTGTCGCTCACAGTGGAGTTGCAACGGGAGGTGGAATTATAAGGGATAGCTTTGGCAACCCGATTCTGGCCTATGCTGGGAATTTTGGCTCAGCTTCGAGCAACATGGCCGAAGCCTTAGCGCTCTTCTGGGGGCTTAAATTGGCTCTCGATATTAATGCTAAAAGActgatcattgaaggggattctaagCTGATTATTGAGGCGACTAAAGGTGTTTCTGGGATTAGTTGGATGATTAACAACATACTCAAGGACATATGGTCTTTGATTGTTTGGCTAgaggaatttcaaattcaacatatttatagagagggAAATTTGGTGGTGGATTCCCTAGATGCGATAGGCCTTGAGATGAAAG GTGGACGTTTTGGCCCTTCTGCGATGTCAAGGTGCAGgagggaaattcaaatttga